Proteins from a single region of Vulgatibacter sp.:
- a CDS encoding ABC transporter substrate-binding protein has translation MTRLPLLLAIAFAFLAACTSAERGENRLVVAVESPPETLDRRMALGATAMRVAHLVTPGLTRIDAAGRAVPDLAASFTADDPRSWRFVLREGLLFSDGTPLTAADVVATWRSVLDPATGSPHRGGYGYLEAVEAPDPRTVIFRLAAPFGAFPVDASLGILPSRLVAPEHREALRARPIGAGPYVVEKWERDEQLLLAPNPRYHGGAPALPLEIRTVRDETTRVLELRKGRVDVLLNAVSAALLPALREEQHLSVTVGPGAGVSYLMFNLEDPLLGRREVREAIALALDREAIARYKFKGAARIADTFLRPEHWAYEDETAKWPHDPARAKALLDAAGYTDPDGDGPGTRFRLSFKTSTDRFRRSVALVMAAQLAAVGIGVDVAPLEWGTFMGDVKRGNFQLATLKVTPVIDPDLFRLISHSASIPSEETAWGGMNRMRYRNAAVDALLTQGREATDPEARRAAYAQVQRVLARDLPTLPLVHEDAVGVVATDLEGVVVDPQGSLHSLAAARRVE, from the coding sequence ATGACTCGCCTCCCGCTTCTCCTCGCCATCGCCTTCGCCTTCCTCGCCGCCTGCACCAGTGCGGAGCGGGGCGAGAACCGCCTCGTGGTCGCGGTGGAGTCGCCGCCCGAGACCCTCGACCGGCGCATGGCGCTCGGCGCGACCGCCATGCGCGTGGCCCACCTCGTCACCCCCGGCCTCACCCGGATCGACGCTGCGGGCCGGGCCGTTCCGGATCTCGCCGCCTCCTTCACCGCCGACGACCCGCGCAGCTGGCGCTTCGTCCTCCGCGAGGGCCTCCTCTTCTCCGACGGCACGCCGCTCACCGCAGCCGACGTGGTGGCGACCTGGCGCTCGGTCCTCGATCCGGCAACCGGCTCGCCCCACCGCGGCGGCTACGGCTACCTGGAGGCAGTGGAGGCGCCGGACCCGCGCACGGTGATCTTCCGGCTCGCCGCGCCCTTCGGCGCCTTCCCGGTGGACGCGAGCCTCGGGATCCTCCCGTCGCGGCTCGTCGCTCCCGAGCACCGCGAAGCGCTCCGGGCCCGGCCCATCGGCGCAGGTCCCTACGTGGTGGAGAAGTGGGAGCGCGACGAGCAGCTCCTCCTCGCCCCCAACCCGCGCTACCACGGCGGCGCGCCCGCGCTGCCCCTCGAGATCCGCACCGTGCGGGACGAGACCACCCGCGTCCTCGAGCTGCGCAAGGGCCGGGTCGACGTGCTCCTCAACGCGGTGAGCGCCGCGCTCCTCCCGGCGCTCCGCGAAGAGCAGCACCTCTCCGTCACCGTCGGCCCCGGCGCCGGCGTCTCCTACCTCATGTTCAACCTCGAGGATCCGCTCCTCGGGCGGCGCGAGGTGCGCGAGGCGATCGCCCTCGCCCTCGATCGCGAGGCGATCGCCCGCTACAAATTCAAGGGCGCCGCGCGGATCGCCGACACGTTCTTGCGCCCCGAACATTGGGCCTACGAGGACGAGACGGCGAAGTGGCCCCACGATCCGGCGCGCGCGAAGGCGCTGCTCGACGCAGCGGGCTACACCGATCCGGACGGCGACGGCCCCGGCACGCGGTTCCGGTTGAGCTTCAAGACCTCCACCGATCGCTTTCGCCGCAGCGTGGCGCTGGTGATGGCGGCGCAGCTCGCCGCGGTAGGCATCGGCGTGGACGTCGCTCCGCTCGAGTGGGGTACGTTCATGGGCGACGTGAAGCGCGGCAACTTCCAGCTCGCCACGCTCAAGGTGACGCCGGTGATCGATCCCGATCTCTTCCGGCTCATCTCCCACTCGGCGTCGATCCCCAGCGAGGAGACGGCGTGGGGCGGCATGAACCGGATGCGCTATCGGAACGCCGCCGTCGACGCGCTGCTCACGCAGGGACGCGAGGCGACCGATCCCGAGGCGCGCCGCGCGGCCTACGCCCAGGTGCAGCGGGTCCTCGCCAGAGACCTCCCCACCCTGCCCCTCGTCCACGAGGATGCGGTGGGCGTCGTCGCCACCGACCTGGAAGGCGTCGTCGTCGATCCGCAGGGCAGCCTGCACAGCCTGGCCGCAGCGCGGAGGGTGGAGTGA
- a CDS encoding choice-of-anchor D domain-containing protein, with the protein MRRLLLAAPLVLAACTSSSDPATKGGAALELGSEAIAFPITASGTRTVATLELRNGGGAPLDIVTVRLDEPFRLDGAMPSRIAPGGIATLPIAFVPHEAGSYAQPLTVRTAAGDATVQLTGEAVASALRCGQVTFPPAIAGTGSSAEVVCESRLDRELTVRAGDAEGSGATSFRAAAGSRDIEAFSTFTWPVSFSAGAPGEAVAALPFLDGEDRLLGTAALRAPSVTSFLTVEPPASCDTGGHFLGHVGPGFQRTANFAVENIGPSPLTLGDLAFSNPAFTVEPASLTLGPGEQANLVIAFAPDALGPSEAWLRLTPDAAGVPPVELCFRGNGAGPSLTCSPGSIDLGAMPVGLAATARFTCTAEARLGNEGPLRVVEVYGEHPALRVTHETPSEYAAGSTFTIEATLTPQGAGAVEARLVIETDDLRTPRLPLTVRGGGTPASDCVIPTALAFGLVEPGTVRALALQIGNPGQQPCWIGPAHLPEAGPFAATDLPAGEFLAPGSTRLVPLTFAPTGTAPREADLTFATLQGNRTVRLTGSGNPSCIALEPETSDLGFLRTGCRSAGATTRVHNTCDIVLRIDSVTTGSGGDGQLSAWSRSLLPANLQPGAFLEVGYQFGVASLVGDRAAAVLIEAGGAEGPVVIPVGATATADRAVDLFVVDEGRTDFPLRGVPEDTDADGHLEDGTEIEVRVDGERLPETSGWLWNPSTNEVRFTQADIPPPGSELAIEYRPVCH; encoded by the coding sequence ATGCGCCGCCTCCTCCTCGCCGCACCGCTGGTGCTCGCCGCCTGCACCTCCTCCAGCGATCCCGCCACGAAGGGAGGCGCCGCCCTCGAGCTCGGCAGCGAAGCGATCGCGTTCCCGATCACCGCCAGCGGCACCCGCACCGTCGCCACCCTCGAGCTCCGCAACGGCGGCGGCGCCCCCCTCGACATCGTCACCGTCCGGCTCGACGAGCCCTTCCGGCTCGACGGCGCGATGCCGAGCCGCATCGCCCCCGGCGGCATCGCCACCCTGCCGATCGCCTTCGTCCCCCACGAGGCGGGCAGCTACGCACAGCCCCTCACCGTGCGCACCGCCGCAGGCGACGCCACCGTCCAGCTCACGGGCGAGGCGGTGGCGAGCGCGCTGCGCTGCGGCCAGGTGACCTTCCCCCCGGCCATCGCCGGCACCGGCAGCAGCGCCGAGGTGGTCTGCGAGAGCCGCCTCGATCGTGAGCTCACCGTGCGCGCCGGCGACGCGGAGGGAAGCGGCGCAACCAGCTTCCGCGCCGCTGCTGGCTCGCGCGACATCGAAGCCTTCTCCACCTTCACCTGGCCGGTCTCCTTCAGCGCCGGCGCCCCTGGCGAAGCCGTGGCGGCGCTCCCCTTCCTCGACGGCGAGGACCGCCTTCTCGGAACCGCCGCGCTGCGCGCCCCCTCGGTGACGAGCTTCCTCACCGTCGAGCCGCCAGCGTCGTGCGACACCGGCGGGCACTTCCTCGGCCACGTGGGGCCGGGCTTCCAGCGCACGGCGAATTTCGCCGTCGAGAACATCGGGCCGTCTCCCCTCACCCTCGGCGACCTCGCCTTCTCCAACCCGGCCTTCACCGTGGAGCCGGCGAGCCTCACCCTGGGGCCCGGCGAGCAGGCCAACCTGGTGATCGCCTTCGCTCCCGATGCACTCGGCCCCAGCGAAGCGTGGCTGCGCCTCACCCCCGACGCAGCCGGCGTGCCGCCGGTGGAGCTCTGCTTCCGCGGCAACGGCGCCGGCCCATCGCTCACCTGCAGCCCCGGATCGATCGATCTCGGCGCGATGCCCGTCGGCCTGGCCGCCACCGCGCGCTTCACCTGCACCGCAGAGGCGCGGCTCGGCAACGAGGGTCCCTTGCGCGTCGTCGAGGTCTACGGCGAGCACCCGGCGCTCCGCGTCACCCACGAAACGCCGAGCGAATACGCGGCGGGCTCGACCTTCACCATCGAAGCGACCCTCACCCCGCAGGGAGCAGGCGCGGTGGAGGCACGGCTGGTCATCGAGACCGACGACCTGCGCACGCCCCGCCTGCCGCTCACCGTACGCGGCGGGGGAACGCCAGCCAGCGATTGCGTGATCCCCACCGCGCTCGCATTCGGCCTGGTGGAGCCGGGTACCGTGCGCGCGCTCGCGCTGCAGATCGGCAACCCGGGCCAGCAGCCCTGCTGGATCGGTCCCGCCCACCTGCCGGAAGCCGGCCCCTTCGCCGCGACCGACCTGCCCGCAGGTGAGTTCCTCGCGCCGGGTAGCACCCGCCTCGTCCCGCTCACCTTCGCGCCCACCGGCACGGCGCCCCGGGAGGCGGATCTCACCTTCGCCACCCTCCAGGGCAACCGCACCGTGCGTCTCACCGGCAGCGGCAACCCGAGCTGCATCGCCCTCGAGCCCGAGACCAGCGATCTCGGCTTCCTCCGCACCGGCTGCCGCTCCGCCGGCGCCACCACCCGCGTCCACAACACCTGCGACATCGTCCTCCGCATCGATTCGGTCACCACCGGCAGCGGCGGCGATGGGCAGCTCAGCGCCTGGAGCCGCTCGCTCCTTCCCGCCAACCTGCAGCCCGGCGCCTTCCTCGAGGTCGGCTACCAATTCGGCGTCGCCTCCCTGGTGGGCGATCGCGCTGCGGCCGTGCTGATCGAGGCGGGCGGCGCCGAAGGCCCCGTCGTCATCCCGGTCGGCGCCACCGCCACGGCGGATCGCGCGGTCGACCTCTTCGTCGTCGACGAGGGCCGGACCGACTTCCCGCTCCGCGGCGTGCCGGAGGACACCGACGCCGACGGACATCTCGAGGACGGCACCGAGATCGAGGTGCGCGTGGACGGCGAACGCCTCCCGGAAACCTCGGGCTGGCTCTGGAACCCATCGACCAACGAGGTGCGCTTCACGCAGGCCGACATCCCACCGCCGGGCAGCGAGCTCGCGATCGAATACCGGCCGGTCTGCCACTGA
- a CDS encoding ABC transporter permease: MRKLAAPPPAPATIAASPEPLPPRRRRPILKGVGPWLGAGIVCALTLLAIFAPLLSPHDPRTISLPDELLGPSAKHLLGTAENGIDVLSHVIHGARVSMVVGLLATIISATVGTLLGAGAGYAGGWVEDVLMRVVDVLLAFPGILLAIFITAVLGPSLWNVIIALCATGWTGYARLARAQVLGLRDREFVHAARALGASDARIVVRHLLPNLLGPVVVQATFGVPAAVLAEASLSFLGLGVPPGTPSWGALVDQGTQYLMIAPHVALVPGLMIAVSVLGFNLLGDGLRDRLDPRRR, translated from the coding sequence ATGAGGAAGCTCGCAGCGCCGCCACCGGCGCCTGCCACCATCGCCGCTTCGCCGGAGCCGCTGCCGCCGCGGCGCCGCCGCCCGATCCTGAAGGGAGTGGGCCCCTGGCTCGGCGCCGGGATCGTCTGCGCGCTCACCCTGCTCGCGATCTTCGCGCCGCTGCTCAGCCCCCACGACCCGCGCACCATCTCGCTGCCCGACGAATTGCTCGGGCCCAGCGCGAAGCACCTCCTCGGCACCGCCGAGAACGGGATCGACGTGCTCTCGCACGTGATCCACGGCGCCCGCGTCTCGATGGTGGTGGGGCTCCTCGCCACGATCATCTCCGCCACCGTGGGCACGCTCCTGGGCGCGGGCGCCGGCTACGCTGGCGGCTGGGTCGAGGACGTGCTCATGCGCGTCGTCGACGTGCTCCTCGCCTTCCCCGGCATCCTGCTCGCGATCTTCATCACGGCGGTGCTGGGCCCCTCGCTCTGGAACGTGATCATCGCCCTCTGCGCCACCGGCTGGACGGGCTACGCGCGACTCGCCAGGGCCCAGGTGCTGGGCCTGCGGGATCGCGAATTCGTCCACGCGGCCCGGGCGCTCGGCGCCTCGGATGCGCGGATCGTGGTGCGCCACCTGCTGCCCAACCTGCTGGGACCGGTGGTGGTGCAGGCCACCTTCGGCGTGCCGGCGGCGGTGCTGGCGGAGGCCTCGCTCTCCTTCCTCGGCCTCGGCGTTCCGCCGGGCACGCCGTCCTGGGGCGCGCTGGTGGATCAGGGCACGCAATACCTGATGATCGCGCCGCACGTGGCCCTGGTGCCGGGGCTGATGATCGCGGTGTCGGTGCTGGGCTTCAACCTGCTCGGCGACGGGCTCCGGGATCGACTCGATCCCAGGCGGCGGTGA
- the dacB gene encoding D-alanyl-D-alanine carboxypeptidase/D-alanyl-D-alanine-endopeptidase, producing MTAARLCRPAGCARWLAAALLLFLLVGQRPARAAVPEERELREAVERILDSTPLGRARTGVLIYDLETKRPVYEHNADELLNPASNMKILTTVAALSRLGPGFRYATEFYVDQEPVGGVVQGNLYVRGKGDPSLDTERLYRIVRQLRLLGLLEVKGSIVVDDTWFDPQYDGPGWEQDDSDRPYMAGAGAVSLNFNAVAVHVHPAEKVGARARVELDPASDYLVLENHGVTTPARSRRRIAVQSLDEGKRQRIVVDARMPAGRRGGPVWRRVSNPPIYAGETLKAMLGEQGIKVRGKVRLGKVPDRLRTYFVDWSEPLAVLVHTVNKWSQNHMSEMLLKTLGAEVEGAPGTWAKGVSVVEDVLAGQAGIPRGSFVMKNGSGLNDTNRISARQIVRVLAWARQELLVAPELLTSLPVAGVDGTVRNRMGGTPAQGRIRAKTGTLQNVTALSGYATSVGGRELAFAVLVNDYPGRLSRVIPGVDAIGAAVATVDVPGGGDAAVALAQPPAWEPKTPIDVLGARMVTYHNLGKAADARNGLMLRTALRSEPDPAVRAVVAEALHLSEPEDGSARVAVLEAFSAAPEVYGRLREAAERVSLPLPLVNTLVDLAADGSADALGLLLGLAAQRPEDEVLLAEVAVGLAEVGSAAPGDLLAALNGASGETQAVAVQLLGRALASPAAEEAPTPEPKREIHPFKTALASAAEGQDPVLATFARSLESRLTASIAAAASTAGGALDPEKNANP from the coding sequence GTGACCGCCGCTCGTCTCTGCCGTCCCGCGGGTTGCGCCCGCTGGCTCGCCGCCGCTTTGCTGCTGTTCCTCCTCGTGGGGCAGCGACCCGCCCGGGCGGCGGTGCCCGAGGAGCGGGAGCTGCGGGAGGCCGTGGAACGGATCCTCGACTCCACCCCGCTGGGCAGGGCGCGGACCGGGGTGCTGATCTACGACCTCGAGACGAAACGGCCGGTCTACGAGCACAACGCCGACGAGCTGCTCAACCCCGCCTCGAACATGAAGATCCTCACCACCGTGGCGGCGCTGTCGCGGCTCGGGCCGGGGTTCCGCTACGCCACCGAGTTCTACGTGGACCAGGAGCCGGTGGGGGGCGTGGTGCAGGGCAACCTCTACGTGCGCGGCAAGGGCGATCCCTCCCTCGACACCGAGCGGCTCTATCGGATCGTGCGGCAGCTGCGGCTGCTCGGGCTGCTCGAGGTGAAGGGGAGCATCGTCGTCGACGATACCTGGTTCGACCCGCAATACGACGGCCCGGGTTGGGAGCAGGACGACTCCGACAGGCCCTACATGGCGGGGGCGGGAGCGGTCTCGCTCAACTTCAACGCGGTGGCCGTCCACGTCCACCCGGCGGAAAAGGTCGGCGCCAGGGCGCGGGTGGAGCTCGATCCCGCTTCCGACTACCTCGTGCTCGAGAACCACGGCGTGACCACGCCTGCCCGCTCGCGGCGGCGAATCGCGGTGCAATCCCTCGACGAGGGGAAGCGCCAGCGGATCGTGGTCGACGCGCGGATGCCCGCCGGCAGGCGCGGCGGCCCGGTGTGGCGGCGGGTCTCCAACCCGCCGATCTACGCCGGCGAGACCCTGAAGGCGATGCTCGGCGAGCAGGGGATCAAGGTCCGGGGCAAGGTGCGCCTCGGCAAGGTGCCCGACAGGCTGCGGACCTATTTCGTCGACTGGTCCGAGCCCCTCGCGGTGCTGGTCCACACCGTGAACAAATGGTCCCAGAACCACATGAGCGAGATGCTCCTCAAGACCCTCGGCGCCGAGGTCGAGGGGGCGCCGGGGACGTGGGCCAAGGGCGTCTCGGTGGTGGAGGACGTGCTCGCCGGCCAGGCGGGGATCCCGCGGGGATCCTTCGTGATGAAGAACGGCAGCGGCCTCAACGACACCAACCGCATCAGCGCCCGGCAGATCGTTCGGGTGCTGGCCTGGGCGCGGCAGGAGCTGCTCGTGGCGCCGGAGCTCCTCACCTCGCTGCCGGTGGCAGGTGTCGACGGCACCGTCCGCAACCGCATGGGCGGCACGCCGGCGCAGGGGCGGATCCGGGCCAAGACCGGCACCTTGCAGAACGTCACCGCGCTCTCGGGCTACGCCACCTCGGTGGGGGGCAGGGAGTTGGCCTTCGCCGTGCTCGTCAACGACTACCCGGGGCGGTTGTCGCGGGTGATCCCCGGGGTCGACGCCATCGGCGCAGCGGTGGCCACGGTGGACGTTCCCGGCGGCGGCGACGCCGCGGTGGCGCTGGCGCAGCCGCCGGCGTGGGAGCCGAAGACGCCCATCGACGTGCTCGGCGCGCGGATGGTGACCTACCACAACCTCGGTAAGGCTGCCGACGCGCGGAATGGCCTGATGCTGCGGACGGCGCTCCGCTCGGAGCCCGATCCGGCGGTGCGGGCGGTGGTGGCGGAGGCGCTCCACCTCTCGGAGCCCGAGGACGGCTCGGCGCGGGTGGCGGTGCTCGAGGCCTTCTCCGCTGCGCCGGAGGTCTACGGCAGGCTCCGGGAGGCTGCCGAGCGGGTTTCGCTGCCGCTGCCCCTGGTGAACACGCTGGTCGATCTCGCCGCGGACGGAAGCGCGGACGCGCTCGGCCTGCTGCTCGGGCTGGCTGCGCAGCGGCCGGAGGACGAGGTGCTCCTCGCCGAGGTGGCGGTGGGGCTCGCCGAGGTGGGCAGCGCCGCACCAGGCGACCTCCTCGCGGCGCTGAACGGGGCCAGCGGGGAGACGCAGGCCGTCGCCGTCCAGCTCCTCGGCAGGGCGCTGGCGTCGCCGGCGGCCGAGGAGGCGCCCACACCCGAGCCGAAGCGCGAGATCCATCCCTTCAAGACCGCCCTCGCCTCTGCTGCGGAGGGGCAGGACCCGGTGCTCGCGACCTTCGCCAGGAGCCTCGAGAGCCGGCTCACCGCCAGCATCGCCGCTGCGGCATCGACCGCTGGCGGCGCCCTGGACCCGGAGAAGAACGCCAACCCGTGA
- a CDS encoding response regulator, translating to MLRILVVEDDPDIRDVLGELLVDEGYQVVAAGCGDEGLRRLQDEQFDVVVSDYSLPGRTGTAMLRAAAQCGRLAGPAILMTAHPKPVVDQGVRLLRKPLDLDEFLDEISAALGPPVWR from the coding sequence GTGTTGCGGATCCTCGTGGTGGAAGACGACCCCGACATCCGGGACGTCCTGGGAGAGCTGCTGGTCGACGAAGGCTACCAGGTGGTCGCAGCGGGCTGCGGCGACGAGGGACTGCGGCGGCTGCAGGACGAGCAATTCGACGTGGTGGTGAGCGACTATTCGCTGCCCGGCCGCACCGGGACGGCGATGCTCCGGGCCGCGGCGCAATGCGGCAGGCTCGCCGGGCCGGCGATCCTGATGACCGCCCATCCGAAGCCGGTGGTCGACCAGGGGGTCCGGCTCCTCCGCAAGCCCCTCGACCTCGACGAGTTCCTCGACGAGATCTCGGCGGCGCTCGGTCCACCGGTCTGGCGCTGA
- a CDS encoding ABC transporter permease, which produces MKEALRKAFGTLVAALGAVILVSVFLDLVPGDPIDAILGEQARETDRASLREALHLDEPLVARLWYFARDAATLELRTSVPPFQDQVFSRIADALPNTALLAFASLVVALLLAFPLGVLGASKPGGRVDAAASGFAVLGAALPRIWLGPILILVFAITLDWLPVSGLEEPAGLILPSITLGTALAAFLARMIRASVLDAVGEDYVRTAKAKGLPGHVVLLKHALRNAMLPVLTVLGLQLGALLGGAVVTEKVFNYPGMGTLLLQAIDRRDYNMVRACVLTFTLAYVLVNLLTDIAYASADPRVRARR; this is translated from the coding sequence GTGAAGGAAGCGCTGCGCAAGGCCTTCGGAACCCTCGTCGCCGCCCTCGGCGCGGTGATCCTCGTCTCGGTCTTCCTCGATCTGGTCCCCGGCGATCCGATCGACGCCATCCTCGGCGAGCAGGCCCGCGAGACCGACCGGGCCTCGCTCCGCGAGGCGCTGCACCTCGACGAGCCGCTCGTCGCACGCCTCTGGTACTTCGCCAGGGACGCGGCGACCCTCGAGCTGCGGACCTCGGTGCCGCCCTTCCAGGACCAGGTCTTCTCCCGCATCGCCGACGCGCTGCCCAACACCGCCCTGCTCGCCTTCGCCTCGCTGGTGGTGGCGCTGCTCCTCGCCTTTCCCCTGGGCGTGCTCGGCGCGAGCAAGCCGGGCGGGCGCGTCGACGCTGCGGCGAGCGGCTTCGCCGTGCTCGGCGCGGCGCTGCCGCGGATCTGGCTGGGACCGATCCTCATCCTCGTCTTCGCGATCACCCTCGACTGGCTCCCGGTCTCGGGGCTCGAGGAGCCGGCGGGGCTCATCCTCCCCTCGATCACCCTGGGCACGGCGCTCGCCGCCTTCCTCGCCCGGATGATCCGCGCCTCGGTCCTCGACGCGGTGGGCGAGGACTACGTGCGCACCGCGAAGGCCAAGGGGCTCCCCGGCCACGTGGTGCTGCTCAAGCACGCGCTGCGCAACGCGATGCTCCCGGTGCTCACCGTGCTCGGCCTGCAGCTCGGCGCGCTCCTCGGCGGCGCGGTGGTCACCGAGAAGGTCTTCAACTATCCCGGCATGGGGACGCTGCTCCTCCAGGCGATCGACCGGCGCGACTACAACATGGTGCGGGCCTGCGTGCTCACCTTCACCCTGGCCTACGTGCTGGTGAACCTGCTCACCGACATCGCCTACGCCTCCGCCGATCCGCGGGTGAGGGCGCGGCGATGA
- a CDS encoding YihY/virulence factor BrkB family protein has translation MVLPGRDIKWKAFLLELKEEFERDDLMDVAGSLTFFGILAIFPFLLFLVSLAALVIDPTQAQLLIDELGRVAPPAVVEILGGRLEALGEGGSPELLTFSAVGAIWSASTGIAALMRALNRAYDVRESRPIWKVRGIAVATTLVAATISVLATAAAVAAPAVAGAIGGWPEQVILWLRLPVAGLLIMLVWALLYYFLPDVEQRFRFITPGSVVGVIIWLLASTGFSIYVANFGNYEVSYGALGGVIILLFWMWISSMVVLLGAEINAVLEHLSPEGKRVGARRMDQTGSDLPKTERHKVREARRLPAPSAVGPASCVDEKPGAGLVVRRREPVVRRRSLALPGALFVVGFLLGRRRR, from the coding sequence GTGGTCCTGCCTGGACGCGACATCAAGTGGAAGGCCTTCCTGCTCGAGCTCAAGGAGGAGTTCGAGCGGGACGACCTCATGGACGTGGCGGGCTCGCTCACCTTCTTCGGCATCCTCGCGATCTTTCCCTTCCTGCTCTTCCTCGTCTCCCTCGCCGCGCTGGTGATCGATCCCACCCAGGCGCAGCTGCTCATCGACGAGCTGGGCAGGGTCGCCCCACCGGCGGTCGTCGAGATCCTCGGCGGGCGGCTCGAGGCGCTGGGCGAGGGCGGCAGCCCCGAGCTCCTCACCTTCTCCGCCGTCGGCGCGATCTGGTCCGCATCCACCGGCATCGCCGCGCTGATGCGGGCGCTCAACCGTGCCTACGACGTGCGCGAATCGCGGCCGATCTGGAAGGTGCGCGGCATCGCCGTGGCCACCACGCTGGTGGCGGCGACGATCTCGGTCCTCGCCACCGCCGCTGCGGTGGCGGCGCCTGCGGTCGCGGGGGCGATCGGGGGCTGGCCGGAGCAGGTGATCCTCTGGCTGCGGCTGCCGGTGGCGGGCCTCCTGATCATGTTGGTCTGGGCGCTGCTCTACTACTTCCTGCCCGACGTGGAGCAGCGCTTCCGCTTCATCACCCCCGGCTCCGTGGTCGGGGTGATCATCTGGCTGCTCGCCTCCACCGGCTTCTCGATCTACGTGGCCAATTTCGGCAACTACGAGGTGAGCTACGGGGCGCTGGGCGGGGTGATCATCCTGCTCTTCTGGATGTGGATCTCGTCGATGGTCGTGTTGCTCGGCGCGGAGATCAACGCGGTGCTCGAGCACCTTTCGCCGGAGGGCAAGCGGGTGGGCGCGCGGCGGATGGACCAGACCGGCAGCGATCTGCCCAAGACCGAGCGCCACAAGGTGCGGGAGGCCCGGCGGCTGCCGGCGCCGTCGGCGGTGGGGCCCGCCTCCTGCGTGGACGAGAAGCCGGGTGCCGGGCTCGTGGTGCGGCGGCGCGAGCCGGTGGTGCGCCGGCGCTCCCTGGCGCTGCCCGGCGCGCTCTTCGTCGTCGGTTTCCTCCTAGGGCGACGCAGGCGGTAG
- a CDS encoding RNA polymerase sigma factor, with product MARWSEQTSDETLCRAVARGDEAALACLVERHRRRVYALLLRSTGSSADADDLFQELWIRVVRAAGSFDPTQRFSPWLYRIAVNLVRDAARRRIARPWDVTGDGELPESGEAGPAPDLLAAAGQEAQALHEAIAALPAGQREVLVLRYLEGLGEREVAEAAGIPPGTVKSRLHHAIKNLRARLAGLRGASSSSSEEVVG from the coding sequence ATGGCCAGGTGGAGCGAGCAGACCAGCGACGAGACGCTGTGCCGGGCGGTGGCCCGGGGCGACGAAGCTGCGCTCGCCTGCCTGGTCGAGCGGCACCGCCGCAGGGTCTACGCGCTGCTGCTGCGCTCGACCGGGAGCAGCGCCGACGCCGACGACCTCTTCCAGGAACTCTGGATTCGGGTGGTGCGGGCGGCGGGCTCCTTCGACCCGACGCAGCGCTTCTCTCCCTGGCTCTACCGGATCGCGGTCAACCTGGTCCGGGACGCTGCCCGGCGACGTATCGCCAGGCCCTGGGACGTGACCGGGGACGGCGAGCTGCCGGAGTCGGGGGAGGCGGGCCCCGCGCCCGACCTCCTCGCTGCTGCGGGGCAGGAGGCGCAGGCGCTCCACGAGGCGATCGCCGCGCTGCCGGCGGGACAGCGCGAGGTGCTGGTGCTGCGCTATCTGGAGGGATTGGGCGAGCGCGAGGTGGCGGAGGCGGCGGGGATCCCGCCGGGCACGGTGAAGAGCCGGCTCCACCACGCGATCAAGAATCTGCGCGCGCGGCTCGCGGGGCTGCGGGGCGCGTCGTCGTCTTCTTCGGAGGAGGTGGTGGGATGA
- a CDS encoding PspC domain-containing protein translates to METRTCPFCAETIKAEAIKCRYCGSRLERSVFARSWYRQREGKMIGGVCAGLANEWGLSVTLVRLAFVVAFLLGLWSLPIYIALWIIMPEAPRQLPVPFEAAQGRETIPPEGRRPYL, encoded by the coding sequence ATGGAAACCCGCACCTGTCCGTTCTGCGCCGAGACGATCAAGGCCGAGGCGATCAAATGCCGCTACTGCGGCTCGCGCCTCGAGCGCAGCGTCTTCGCCCGCTCCTGGTACCGGCAGCGCGAGGGGAAGATGATCGGCGGCGTCTGCGCCGGCCTCGCCAACGAGTGGGGGCTGTCGGTGACCCTGGTCCGGCTCGCCTTCGTGGTGGCCTTCCTGCTCGGGCTCTGGTCGCTGCCCATCTACATCGCCCTCTGGATCATCATGCCGGAGGCGCCGCGGCAGCTGCCCGTGCCCTTCGAGGCGGCACAGGGCCGCGAGACGATCCCGCCCGAGGGGCGGCGGCCCTATCTCTGA